A single Macaca fascicularis isolate 582-1 chromosome 13, T2T-MFA8v1.1 DNA region contains:
- the FOSL2 gene encoding fos-related antigen 2 isoform X1: MYQDYPGNFDTSSRGSSGSPAHAESYSSGGGGQQKFRVDMPGSGSAFIPTINAITTSQDLQWMVQPTVITSMSNPYPRSHPYSPLPGLASVPGHMALPRPGVIKTIGTTVGRRRRDEQLSPEEEEKRRIRRERNKLAAAKCRNRRRELTEKLQAETEELEEEKSGLQKEIAELQKEKEKLEFMLVAHGPVCKISPEERRSPPAPGLQPMRSGGGAVGAVVVKQEPLEEDSPSSSSAGLDKAQRSVIKPISIAGGFYGEEPLHTPIVVTSTPAVTPGTSNLVFTYPSVLEQESPASPSESCSKAHRRSSSSGDQSSDSLNSPTLLAL; this comes from the exons ATGTACCAGGATTATCCCGGGAACTTTGACACCTCGTCCCGGGGCAGCAGCGGCTCTCCTGCGCACGCCGAGTCGTACtccagcggcggcggcggccagCAG aAATTCCGGGTAGATATGCCTGGCTCAGGCAGTGCCTTCATCCCCACCATCAACGCCATCACGACCAGCCAGGACCTGCAGTGGATGGTGCAGCCTACAGTGATCACCTCCATGTCCAACCCGTACCCTCGCTCGCACCCCTACAGCCCCCTGCCGGGCCTGGCCTCTGTCCCTGGACACATGGCCCTCCCAAGACCTGGCGTGATCAAGACCATTGGCACCACCGTGGGCCGCAGAAGGAGAGATGAGCAG CTGTCTCCTGAAGAGGAGGAGAAGCGTCGCATCCGGAGGGAGAGGAACAAGCTGGCTGCAGCCAAGTGCCGGAACCGCCGCCGGGAGCTGACAGAGAAGCTGCAGGCG GAGacagaggagctggaggaggagaagTCAGGCCTGCAGAAGGAGATCGCTGAGctgcagaaggagaaggagaagctggAGTTCATGTTGGTGGCTCACGGCCCAGTGTGCAAGATTAGCCCCGAGGAGCGCCGAtcacccccagcccctgggctGCAGCCCATGCGCAGTGGGGGTGGCGCGGTGGGCGCTGTAGTGGTGAAACAGGAGCCCCTGGAAGAGGACAGCCCCTCGTCCTCGTCGGCGGGGCTGGACAAGGCCCAGCGCTCTGTCATCAAGCCCATCAGCATTGCTGGGGGCTTCTACGGCGAGGAGCCCCTGCACACCCCTATCGTGGTGACCTCCACGCCTGCTGTCACTCCGGGCACCTCGAACCTCGTCTTCACCTATCCTAGCGTCCTGGAGCAGGAGTCACCCGCATCTCCCTCTGAGTCCTGCTCCAAGGCTCACCGCAGAAGCAGTAGCAGCGGGGACCAGTCATCAGACTCCTTGAACTCCCCCACTCTGCTGGCTCTGTAA
- the FOSL2 gene encoding fos-related antigen 2 isoform X2 encodes MPGSGSAFIPTINAITTSQDLQWMVQPTVITSMSNPYPRSHPYSPLPGLASVPGHMALPRPGVIKTIGTTVGRRRRDEQLSPEEEEKRRIRRERNKLAAAKCRNRRRELTEKLQAETEELEEEKSGLQKEIAELQKEKEKLEFMLVAHGPVCKISPEERRSPPAPGLQPMRSGGGAVGAVVVKQEPLEEDSPSSSSAGLDKAQRSVIKPISIAGGFYGEEPLHTPIVVTSTPAVTPGTSNLVFTYPSVLEQESPASPSESCSKAHRRSSSSGDQSSDSLNSPTLLAL; translated from the exons ATGCCTGGCTCAGGCAGTGCCTTCATCCCCACCATCAACGCCATCACGACCAGCCAGGACCTGCAGTGGATGGTGCAGCCTACAGTGATCACCTCCATGTCCAACCCGTACCCTCGCTCGCACCCCTACAGCCCCCTGCCGGGCCTGGCCTCTGTCCCTGGACACATGGCCCTCCCAAGACCTGGCGTGATCAAGACCATTGGCACCACCGTGGGCCGCAGAAGGAGAGATGAGCAG CTGTCTCCTGAAGAGGAGGAGAAGCGTCGCATCCGGAGGGAGAGGAACAAGCTGGCTGCAGCCAAGTGCCGGAACCGCCGCCGGGAGCTGACAGAGAAGCTGCAGGCG GAGacagaggagctggaggaggagaagTCAGGCCTGCAGAAGGAGATCGCTGAGctgcagaaggagaaggagaagctggAGTTCATGTTGGTGGCTCACGGCCCAGTGTGCAAGATTAGCCCCGAGGAGCGCCGAtcacccccagcccctgggctGCAGCCCATGCGCAGTGGGGGTGGCGCGGTGGGCGCTGTAGTGGTGAAACAGGAGCCCCTGGAAGAGGACAGCCCCTCGTCCTCGTCGGCGGGGCTGGACAAGGCCCAGCGCTCTGTCATCAAGCCCATCAGCATTGCTGGGGGCTTCTACGGCGAGGAGCCCCTGCACACCCCTATCGTGGTGACCTCCACGCCTGCTGTCACTCCGGGCACCTCGAACCTCGTCTTCACCTATCCTAGCGTCCTGGAGCAGGAGTCACCCGCATCTCCCTCTGAGTCCTGCTCCAAGGCTCACCGCAGAAGCAGTAGCAGCGGGGACCAGTCATCAGACTCCTTGAACTCCCCCACTCTGCTGGCTCTGTAA
- the FOSL2 gene encoding fos-related antigen 2 isoform X3: MYQDYPGNFDTSSRGSSGSPAHAESYSSGGGGQQKFRVDMPGSGSAFIPTINAITTSQDLQWMVQPTVITSMSNPYPRSHPYSPLPGLASVPGHMALPRPGVIKTIGTTVGRRRRDEQLSPEEEEKRRIRRERNKLAAAKCRNRRRELTEKLQAEASQKLMTFVRPLRQTETVFHSGICCALLNEALARDRGAGGGEVRPAEGDR; the protein is encoded by the exons ATGTACCAGGATTATCCCGGGAACTTTGACACCTCGTCCCGGGGCAGCAGCGGCTCTCCTGCGCACGCCGAGTCGTACtccagcggcggcggcggccagCAG aAATTCCGGGTAGATATGCCTGGCTCAGGCAGTGCCTTCATCCCCACCATCAACGCCATCACGACCAGCCAGGACCTGCAGTGGATGGTGCAGCCTACAGTGATCACCTCCATGTCCAACCCGTACCCTCGCTCGCACCCCTACAGCCCCCTGCCGGGCCTGGCCTCTGTCCCTGGACACATGGCCCTCCCAAGACCTGGCGTGATCAAGACCATTGGCACCACCGTGGGCCGCAGAAGGAGAGATGAGCAG CTGTCTCCTGAAGAGGAGGAGAAGCGTCGCATCCGGAGGGAGAGGAACAAGCTGGCTGCAGCCAAGTGCCGGAACCGCCGCCGGGAGCTGACAGAGAAGCTGCAGGCG GAAGCCTCTCAGAAGCTCATGACGTTCGTCAGACCCTTGAGACAGACGGAAACTGTTTTTCACTCCGGAATATGCTGTGCTCTGCTGAACGAAGCCCTTGCCC GAGacagaggagctggaggaggagaagTCAGGCCTGCAGAAGGAGATCGCTGA